A single Trypanosoma brucei gambiense DAL972 chromosome 9, complete sequence DNA region contains:
- a CDS encoding ribosomal protein S7, putative gives MSAQPHLRKLRKLKRANPSQEEESVARVLFELEGSHKTLRAQLPRFHINTVRTSSSPRHKKTAMIILYPLRFIMLVRKIQRTLTAELEKRFPGNIVVLVAQRKITKRPNDVYKLQQVQRSRTSVAVFENILNDLIYPCDVVGRRWRYRTDGSKLMKVFLDARDRKRVESRLPLLAHVYKLLTHRTVTFGFMWNPKLQQVSSR, from the coding sequence ATGTCCGCACAACCGCACCTCCGCAAGCTGCGTAAGCTCAAGCGCGCCAACCCGTctcaggaggaggagagcgTCGCGAGGGTGCTCTTTGAATTGGAAGGCTCCCACAAGACTCTCCGCGCGCAGTTGCCCCGCTTCCATATAAACACTGTTCGCACGTCGTCGAGTCCCCGTCACAAGAAGACAGCTATGATCATTTTGTACCCGTTGCGTTTTATCATGCTTGTACGCAAGATTCAGCGAACGCTTACGGCAGAGCTCGAGAAGCGCTTCCCCGGAAACATTGTTGTGCTTGTTGCGCAGCGCAAGATAACGAAGCGACCGAATGATGTGTACAAGCTTCAGCAGGTGCAACGTTCCCGTACGAGCGTAGCGGTGTTTGAGAATATCTTGAATGATCTTATATATCCGTGTGACGTGGTGGGCCGCCGTTGGCGTTACCGTACGGATGGGAGTAAGCTGATGAAAGTGTTCTTGGATGCCCGTGACCGCAAGAGGGTGGAGTCGAGACTTCCCCTTCTTGCCCACGTCTACAAGCTGTTGACGCACCGAACTGTCACCTTCGGGTTCATGTGGAACCCTAAGTTGCAGCAAGTGTCCTCCCGGTAG
- a CDS encoding pyrazinamidase/nicotinamidase, putative, which translates to MSTSRITLSSQHDALIIVDMQNDFVLPDGALSVTGATEIIPIINRVVGDHQFRAVVASMDWHPPGHMSFRNEDGTGGPWPPHCVRSTTGAQLHSEMKQGEITHLIHKATSLDSESYSAFSDDSGKTTGLAAMLRAMDVRRVFMCGVASDYCVYFTSLHAIQEEFTVVVLEDAVRPVDPVAMEKKRAHLEKEGVIFARSTDLSSF; encoded by the coding sequence ATGTCTACATCCCGCATTACGTTGTCGTCACAGCACGATGCACTGATAATTGTGGATATGCAGAATGATTTCGTGCTTCCCGACGGTGCGCTCTCCGTAACTGGTGCCACTGAGATCATACCGATAATTAATCGCGTTGTCGGAGATCACCAGTTTCGTGCCGTTGTCGCATCGATGGACTGGCACCCTCCTGGACACATGTCGTTCCGAAATGAAGATGGGACAGGGGGTCCATGGCCTCCCCATTGCGTACGGTCAACGACTGGTGCCCAACTTCATTCAGAGATGAAACAAGGAGAGATAACCCACCTTATTCACAAGGCGACATCTCTGGATTCTGAAAGTTACTCCGCCTTCAGCGATGACAGCGGTAAGACAACCGGTCTGGCTGCAATGCTGCGCGCCATGGACGTGAGAAGGGTTTTTATGTGTGGCGTGGCTTCCGATTACTGTGTATACTTTACCTCACTACACGCTATCCAAGAGGAATTTACCGTTGTTGTGTTGGAGGACGCCGTTCGCCCCGTCGACCCTGTTGCCATGGAGAAGAAGCGAGCACACCTGGAAAAGGAGGGCGTAATCTTTGCGCGAAGCACAGACCTTTCCAGCTTCTGA
- a CDS encoding fatty acyl CoA syntetase 1, putative, whose amino-acid sequence MGMYVTKLLSLWSHWFEVDDEVIIARQKFGPLAHICGPAEGENCSPVYRSIGVTDEEQARITREWYYGEHFLKQLEQTCTSRRDTLAVAYRTINKVEKEWREDHNGKRREWQVTHLNDPVYMTYGELWENSVAFGKGLREYGAKEGDRVAIYEDTRWEWLASAIGVWTQLMVTVTVYANLCREGLMHALKETECAAIICNGQNIKDLITLLKEVKLTNTTLVYLDSLPDGLNDEGMRLIPWKQVLETGMKSNLGYTIPGNCDTTALIMYTSGTVAAPKGVMHTFGSLTASKNGLADRFLECIGPKEEGETYVSYLPLAHILEFIADVVMLSRGTLVCFGSPRTLTDDTARPRGDLKEFKPVFIVGVPRIFETIRKVVESRLPPVGSFKRTLFDTAYADRLRALKEGKDTPFWNEKVFKVPRDMFGGRLRGVVCGGAPLADRTQEFMRVVFSLPLGQGYGLTETCCNGSIQRLGELYPSVGQLLKGVEGRLLDTDEYKHNDKPFPRGELCLRGSFMFKGYYKQEAMSKEVLIPGGWFRTGDVVEIGEDNALRVIGRVKALVKNLLGEYIQLEYLEVIYSQHPLSAPNGVCILVNQRRAYICALVITDEERAKKFAQENGIGGTWPEILKDPTFHQRAAKSLSNFGASIGRKPFELLRQVRVIADEWTAKNGMLTVSMKIRRNKVEERYGDVIEQLFKYE is encoded by the coding sequence ATGGGAATGTACGTCACTAAGCTTCTCTCCCTCTGGAGTCACTGGTTTGAGGTGGATGACGAGGTGATCATTGCGAGACAAAAGTTTGGGCCACTTGCTCACATTTGTGGACCAGCGGAGGGCGAAAACTGTTCACCTGTTTACCGCTCCATAGGAGTCACAGATGAGGAGCAGGCGCGCATTACGAGGGAATGGTATTACGGCGAGCACTTTCTGAAACAGTTGGAGCAAACATGCACGAGCAGACGAGATACTCTGGCAGTTGCTTACCGCACAATTAACAAGGTTGAAAAGGAGTGGCGTGAGGACCATAATGGGAAGAGGCGCGAATGGCAGGTTACACATCTCAACGATCCGGTCTACATGACATATGGTGAATTATGGGAGAACTCTGTGGCCTTTGGAAAGGGTTTAAGGGAGTATGGAGCAAAGGAAGGGGACCGTGTTGCCATTTACGAGGATACGCGATGGGAGTGGCTTGCCTCTGCTATTGGGGTTTGGACGCAGTTGATGGTTACTGTAACAGTTTACGCTAACCTCTGCCGGGAGGGGCTGATGCACGCGCTCAAGGAGACGGAGTGTGCCGCTATTATTTGCAACGGCCAAAACATAAAGGATCTCATTACCTTACTGAAGGAGGTCAAACTCACCAACACCACGTTGGTCTATCTCGACTCTCTACCAGATGGGTTAAATGATGAAGGCATGCGCTTAATACCATGGAAACAGGTGCTGGAGACGGGAATGAAGAGTAACCTGGGCTATACCATTCCTGGAAATTGTGACACAACGGCTTTGATCATGTACACAAGTGGCACAGTGGCGGCACCCAAGGGTGTCATGCACACCTTTGGTTCTCTCACCGCCAGTAAAAATGGGCTGGCGGACCGCTTCCTTGAGTGTATTGGACCCAAGGAGGAGGGTGAGACATATGTATCTTACCTCCCCCTTGCTCACATTTTGGAGTTTATTGCTGATGTGGTGATGCTTAGCCGCGGTACCTTGGTGTGTTTTGGTTCGCCACGAACACTCACGGATGATACGGCGCGACCACGAGGTGACTTGAAGGAGTTTAAGCCAGTGTTTATCGTTGGAGTCCCACGGATCTTTGAGACAATACGGAAGGTTGTGGAAAGTCGGTTACCACCTGTGGGTAGTTTTAAGAGGACCCTCTTTGATACTGCCTATGCTGACCGACTCCGTGCTCtcaaggaggggaaagataCGCCTTTCTGGAATGAAAAGGTTTTTAAGGTCCCACGCGACATGTTCGGTGGTAGGCTGCGTGGAGTGGTATGTGGTGGCGCACCTCTCGCTGACAGGACACAAGAGTTCATGCGGGTTGTCTTCAGCCTTCCGCTGGGACAAGGCTACGGATTGACAGAAACGTGCTGCAACGGAAGCATACAACGTTTGGGTGAGTTATATCCATCAGTTGGTCAACTCCTGAAAGGGGTTGAAGGGAGGCTATTGGATACAGATGAGTACAAGCACAATGATAAGCCATTCCCGCGAGGGGAGCTCTGCCTTCGTGGGTCGTTTATGTTCAAGGGCTACTACAAGCAGGAGGCCATGAGCAAAGAAGTGTTGATTCCAGGGGGTTGGTTCCGCACCGGGGACGTTGTGGAAATTGGTGAAGATAATGCCCTGCGAGTCATTGGCCGTGTTAAGGCACTGGTGAAGAACCTACTCGGAGAATACATTCAGCTGGAGTACCTGGAAGTGATTTACTCACAGCATCCATTGTCTGCCCCTAATGGCGTTTGCATTCTTGTAAATCAGCGGCGGGCATACATATGTGCCCTTGTAATCACCGACGAAGAAAGGGCTAAGAAGTTTGCCCAAGAAAATGGAATTGGTGGAACGTGGCCCGAGATACTTAAGGACCCGACTTTCCACCAACGTGCCGCCAAGTCGTTGTCGAATTTCGGCGCTTCAATTGGTAGAAAACCCTTTGAACTGCTCCGTCAGGTACGTGTGATCGCCGATGAGTGGACGGCAAAGAATGGGATGCTCACCGTCTCGATGAAAATCCGTCGCAACAAGGTGGAAGAAAGGTACGGCGATGTCATTGAACAACTTTTCAAGTATGAGTAA
- a CDS encoding fatty acyl CoA synthetase 2, producing the protein MNTASALNEIEVAVLQLMDEANSRESAPNEDIVQLRSKGSQNEAIPQTETENMSAIYRRAGVSGEEHTRLCREWYYGVNMPQKFMAICKKGGSRRAFAYRVLSNISKEVLRDQNGLERSYDITYFKETCYINYRVLWENIESFGRGLVELGISPNSRVAIYEETRWEWLATIYGIWSQNMVATTVYANLGEDALAYALRETGSRAIICNATNVPTLVRLVQSNRIPPLVIIYIGQLPPDTKSTHCRIISWLHVVDNGRLSDEPLRIPTDNDQVAFIMYTSGTTGDPKGVIHTHGSLISGVTACADYVNELIGPYEEGESYCAYLPLAHIFEFGVVNIFLARGSFVGFGNPRTLLDTYTRPHGDYREYKPVFTIGVPRVYDTIKKTVESQLAPRGTLQRRIFEHAFQTRLRALKKGEETPYWNRLIFSPFRSMLGGKMKTMLSAGGPLSAPTQTFLHVVFGIMPQGWGLTETVCVGTKQVAGDMEPAAAGKQERTCEMRLLDVEGYKHTDEPDPRGEILLRGPFLFKGYYKQEELTKEVLDEDGWFHTGDVGSIGPNGTLRIIGRVKALAKNVLGEYVAMEALESMYAHNSLSMPNGVCVLVHPDRPYICALVLTDEAKVVAFTREHGLKGKYPEVLQDPEFQKKATASFQETARASDRQKFEIVRHVRLLSDEWTPENGVLTAAGKLKRRVIDEKYTDTIVSLFVEEC; encoded by the coding sequence atgAACACCGCTTCTGCGCTGAACGAAATCGAGGTGGCGGTCCTCCAGCTTATGGATGAGGCCAACAGCCGAGAATCGGCACCAAACGAAGACATTGTGCAGCTTCGGAGCAAAGGCTCACAGAACGAGGCGATTCCACAGACAGAAACGGAGAATATGTCGGCCATCTACCGTCGTGCCGGAGTCAGTGGCGAAGAGCACACACGACTCTGTCGAGAGTGGTACTACGGTGTGAACATGCCACAGAAGTTCATGGCAATATgcaagaaagggggaagtcGCAGGGCTTTCGCGTACCGGGTTCTGTCAAACATATCGAAAGAAGTGCTAAGGGACCAAAATGGGCTTGAACGTTCATACGATATAACATACTTTAAGGAAACGTGTTATATTAACTACCGTGTCCTCTGGGAAAACATCGAGTCGTTTGGGCGAGGTCTTGTGGAGTTGGGTATTTCACCAAACTCCCGAGTCGCCATATACGAGGAGACGCGGTGGGAGTGGTTGGCAACAATTTACGGTATCTGGTCGCAGAATATGGTTGCCACCACAGTGTACGCCAATCTTGGGGAAGATGCGCTCGCGTATGCCCTCCGGGAAACAGGATCCCGTGCAATTATATGCAACGCAACAAATGTGCCAACACTGGTCCGGTTGGTGCAGAGCAACCGCATTCCGCCCTTGGTGATCATTTACATTGGTCAGCTACCTCCGGATACAAAAAGCACACATTGCCGCATCATCTCTTGGCTTCATGTCGTGGACAATGGTCGCCTCTCAGATGAACCACTTCGAATCCCCACTGACAATGACCAAGTTGCTTTCATCATGTATACGAGTGGTACGACGGGGGACCCCAAAGGTGTCATTCACACACATGGCTCACTGATCTCGGGTGTTACTGCTTGTGCCGACTACGTGAATGAACTGATTGGTCCTTACGAAGAGGGTGAGTCGTACTGCGCTTACCTGCCTCTTGCCCACATATTTGAATTTGGTGTCGTCAACATCTTTCTTGCTCGCGGTTCTTTTGTTGGGTTTGGAAACCCCAGAACACTTCTCGACACGTACACTCGTCCACACGGTGATTACAGGGAGTACAAACCGGTTTTCACAATTGGCGTGCCGCGAGTGTACGACACGATAAAGAAAACGGTCGAGTCACAGCTGGCACCCCGAGGGACACTACAGCGCCGTATATTCGAACACGCCTTCCAAACGAGACTTCGAGCCCTCAAGAAGGGTGAGGAGACCCCGTACTGGAAcaggttaattttttctccaTTCCGGTCCATGCTTGGAGGTAAGATGAAAACGATGCTTTCCGCCGGAGGGCCCCTCAGCGCACCAACGCAAACATTTCTTCATGTTGTATTTGGCATCATGCCACAAGGTTGGGGCCTCACGGAGACGGTGTGTGTTGGCACAAAGCAAGTCGCAGGTGATATGGAACCGGCCGCTGCAGGCAAGCAAGAGCGCACATGTGAAATGCGACTACTGGACGTGGAAGGATACAAACACACCGATGAGCCCGATCCTCGTGGGGAAATTCTTCTGCGTGGTCCATTCCTCTTCAAAGGGTACTACAAGCAGGAAGAACTAACCAAGGAGGTACTTGATGAGGATGGTTGGTTTCATACGGGTGACGTTGGCAGCATCGGCCCCAATGGAACCCTTCGCATCATTGGCCGCGTGAAGGCCTTGGCAAAGAATGTTCTTGGAGAGTATGTTGCCATGGAAGCTTTGGAATCCATGTATGCACACAACTCGCTGAGCATGCCCAACGGTGTTTGTGTCCTCGTGCATCCTGACAGACCGTACATTTGTGCGCTTGTTCTTACTGATGAAGCGAAGGTTGTTGCGTTCACGAGGGAGCATGGATTGAAAGGTAAATACCCTGAAGTTCTGCAGGACCCCGAGTTTCAGAAGAAGGCTACAGCATCATTTCAGGAGACGGCTCGTGCATCTGATCGACAGAAGTTTGAGATTGTACGTCACGTACGCCTACTGAGTGATGAGTGGACTCCTGAAAATGGTGTGCTGACAGCCGCAGGCAAACTGAAGCGACGCGTCATCGATGAGAAGTACACTGATACTATTGTGTCACTTTTCGTGGAGGAGTGCTGA
- a CDS encoding fatty acyl CoA synthetase 3, translated as MGGCVISVMDYMNNRSEVENEHVKKFRALGKVAVPVPGSETSDCSPIYRLVTDDGKDIEEVRREWYEGECLPQRFAALCKRQPKQRALAYRPVDRVEKAVIKDLHTGTEKTVNVTHFKETKYLDYGTFWDYIESFGRGLVELGISPNSRVAIYEETRWEWLATIYGIWSQNMVATTVYANLGEDALAYALRETGCKGIICNAKNVSVVIKFMSEGITPSAPIIYNGSLPASVDQEACHLVSWEEVVKLGREARDRLPLNNSGRADDLALIMYTSGTTGDPKGVIHTHGSLMSGVHALDHRLNEVMGCHVKGETYCAYLPLAHILELGVVNIFIARGALICFGSPFTLTDLTARPRGDLAEYNPSLLIGVPRIYDTLKKAIQAKLPAPGTFKRRAFDHAFQSRLRAFKDGKDSPYWDAKVFAATRAVLGKGIRIALSGGGPLSTATQDFVNVVLARTIQGWGLTETVCVGGVQFTGDIETGAVGPPLLSEEVKLLDVEGYKHTDEPDPRGEILLRGPFLFKGYYKQEELTKEVLDEDGWFHTGDVGSIDPNGTLRIIGRVKALAKNVLGEYVAMEALESMYAHNSLSMPNGVCVLVHPDRPYICALVLTDEAKVVAFTREHGLKGKYPEVLQDPEFQKKATASFQETARASDRQKFEIVRHVRLLSDEWTPENGVLTAVGKLKRRVIDERYTDIIAPLFVEEC; from the coding sequence ATGGGGGGATGTGTGATTTCCGTCATGGACTACATGAACAATCGCTCTGAGGTTGAGAATGAGCATGTGAAAAAATTTCGTGCGCTTGGCAAGGTTGCTGTCCCTGTGCCCGGCAGCGAAACTTCTGATTGCTCTCCCATCTACCGTCTCGTAACTGACGACGGCAAAGATATTGAAGAGGTGCGGCGGGAGTGGTACGAGGGTGAGTGCCTTCCGCAGCGCTTCGCAGCCCTTTGCAAGCGTCAACCCAAGCAGCGTGCCCTTGCTTACCGCCCAGTGGATCGGGTAGAAAAGGCTGTAATTAAGGATCTGCACACGGGAACAGAAAAGACAGTGAACGTAACACATTTCAAGGAGACGAAATACCTTGACTACGGCACCTTCTGGGACTACATCGAGTCGTTTGGGCGAGGTCTTGTGGAGTTGGGTATTTCACCAAACTCCCGAGTCGCCATATACGAGGAGACGCGGTGGGAGTGGTTGGCAACAATTTACGGTATCTGGTCGCAGAATATGGTTGCCACCACAGTGTACGCCAATCTTGGGGAAGATGCGCTCGCGTATGCCCTCCGGGAAACAGGCTGCAAGGGGATCATTTGCAATGCGAAGAATGTGAGTGTTGTTATTAAATTCATGAGTGAAGGCATCACACCTTCCGCACCCATCATCTACAATGGGAGCCTTCCTGCCTCTGTCGACCAGGAGGCCTGCCATCTCGTATCGTGGGAGGAAGTTGTGAAACTTGGTCGTGAGGCCCGTGACCGGCTTCCGTTGAACAACTCTGGAAGGGCAGATGACCTTGCTCTCATCATGTATACGAGTGGTACGACGGGGGACCCCAAAGGTGTCATTCACACACATGGCTCACTGATGTCGGGAGTTCATGCACTTGACCACAGGCTGAACGAGGTAATGGGTTGCCATGTTAAAGGTGAAACATACTGCGCTTACCTGCCTCTTGCCCACATTTTGGAGTTAGGAGTCGTTAACATCTTCATTGCCCGCGGTGCACTGATATGCTTTGGAAGCCCCTTTACACTGACTGACCTCACTGCAAGGCCCCGTGGTGACCTAGCAGAGTACAATCCATCACTTTTAATTGGCGTACCGCGCATATACGATACGCTGAAGAAGGCAATTCAGGCGAAACTGCCGGCTCCTGGCACGTTCAAGCGTCGTGCTTTTGACCATGCCTTCCAGAGCCGCTTGCGTGCCTTTAAGGATGGCAAAGATTCGCCGTACTGGGATGCGAAGGTGTTTGCAGCTACCCGTGCCGTTTTGGGGAAAGGAATACGAATTGCTTTGTCCGGCGGAGGCCCTCTGAGTACAGCCACACAAGATTTTGTTAATGTGGTTCTGGCTCGCACGATTCAAGGTTGGGGCCTCACGGAGACGGTGTGTGTCGGAGGTGTTCAGTTTACAGGCGATATTGAAACCGGTGCTGTTGGACCCCCGCTGCTATCGGAGGAAGTGAAACTACTGGACGTGGAAGGATACAAACACACCGATGAGCCCGATCCTCGTGGGGAAATTCTTCTGCGTGGTCCATTCCTCTTCAAAGGGTACTACAAGCAGGAAGAACTAACCAAGGAGGTACTTGATGAGGATGGTTGGTTTCATACGGGTGACGTTGGCAGCATCGACCCCAATGGAACCCTTCGCATCATTGGCCGCGTGAAGGCCTTGGCAAAGAATGTTCTTGGAGAGTATGTTGCCATGGAAGCTTTGGAATCCATGTATGCACACAACTCGCTGAGCATGCCCAACGGTGTTTGTGTCCTCGTGCATCCTGACAGACCGTACATTTGTGCGCTTGTTCTTACTGATGAAGCGAAGGTTGTTGCGTTCACGAGGGAGCATGGATTGAAAGGTAAATACCCTGAAGTTCTGCAGGACCCCGAGTTTCAGAAGAAGGCTACAGCATCATTTCAGGAGACGGCTCGTGCATCTGATCGACAGAAGTTTGAGATTGTACGTCACGTACGCCTACTGAGTGATGAGTGGACTCCTGAAAATGGTGTGCTGACGGCTGTGGGAAAACTGAAGCGACGCGTCATCGATGAGAGGTACACTGATATCATAGCACCACTTTTCGTGGAGGAGTGCTGA
- a CDS encoding fatty acyl CoA synthetase 4, putative: protein MGGCVISVMDYMNNRSEVENEHVKKFRALGKVAVPVPGSETSDCSPIYRLVTDDGKDIEEVRREWYEGECLPQRFAALCKRQPKQRALAYRPVDRVEKAVIKDLHTRAEKMMNVTHFKETKYLDYGTFWDYIESFGRGLVELGISPNSRVAIYEETRWEWLATIYGIWSQNMVATTVYANLGEDALAYALRETGCKGIICNAKNVSVVIKFMSEGITPSAPIIYNGSLPASVDQEACHLVSWEEVVKLGREARDRLPLNNSGRADDLALIMYTSGTTGDPKGVIHTHGSLMSGVHALDHRLNAVMGPLRDGETYLSYLPLAHILELGVLSVFIARGALICFGSPFTLTDLTARPRGDLAEYNPSLLIGVPRIYDTLKKAIQAKLPAPGTFKRRAFDHAFQSRLRAFKDGKDSPYWDAKVFAATRAVLGKNMYMVLSGGGPLSTATQDFLNVAVVRIIQGWGLTETVCVGGVQLTGDIETGAVGPPLLSEEVKLLDVEGYKHTDEPDPRGEILLRGPFLFKGYYKQEELTKEAIDEDGWFHTGDVGSIGPNGTLRIIGRVKALAKNVLGEYVAMETLESMYAHNSLSMPNGVCVLVHPDRPYICALVLTDEAKVVAFTREHGLKGKYPEVLQDPEFQKKATASFQETARASDRQKFEIVRHVRLLSDEWTPENGVLTAAGKLKRRVIDEKYTDTIVSLFVEEC, encoded by the coding sequence ATGGGGGGATGTGTGATTTCCGTCATGGACTACATGAACAATCGCTCTGAGGTTGAGAATGAGCATGTGAAAAAATTTCGTGCGCTTGGCAAGGTTGCTGTCCCTGTGCCCGGCAGCGAAACTTCTGATTGCTCTCCCATCTACCGTCTCGTAACTGACGACGGCAAAGATATTGAAGAGGTGCGGCGGGAGTGGTACGAGGGTGAGTGCCTTCCGCAGCGCTTCGCAGCCCTTTGCAAGCGTCAACCCAAGCAGCGTGCCCTTGCTTACCGCCCAGTGGATCGGGTAGAAAAGGCTGTAATTAAGGATCTGCACACGCGAGCTGAAAAGATGATGAACGTAACACATTTCAAGGAGACGAAATACCTTGACTACGGCACCTTCTGGGACTACATCGAGTCGTTTGGGCGAGGTCTTGTGGAGTTGGGTATTTCACCAAACTCCCGAGTCGCCATATACGAGGAGACGCGGTGGGAGTGGTTGGCAACAATTTACGGTATCTGGTCGCAGAATATGGTTGCCACCACAGTGTACGCCAATCTTGGGGAAGATGCGCTCGCGTATGCCCTCCGGGAAACAGGCTGCAAGGGGATCATTTGCAATGCGAAGAATGTGAGTGTTGTTATTAAATTCATGAGTGAAGGCATCACACCTTCCGCACCCATCATCTACAATGGGAGCCTTCCTGCCTCTGTCGACCAGGAGGCCTGCCATCTCGTATCGTGGGAGGAAGTTGTGAAACTTGGTCGTGAGGCCCGTGACCGGCTTCCGTTGAACAACTCTGGAAGGGCAGATGACCTTGCTCTCATCATGTATACGAGTGGTACGACGGGGGACCCCAAAGGTGTCATTCACACACATGGCTCACTGATGTCGGGAGTTCATGCACTTGACCACAGGCTGAACGCTGTAATGGGACCGTTGCGGGATGGAGAAACTTACCTGTCTTACCTGCCTCTTGCCCACATTTTGGAGTTAGGAGTGCTAAGCGTATTCATTGCCCGCGGTGCACTGATATGCTTTGGAAGCCCCTTTACACTGACTGACCTCACTGCAAGGCCCCGTGGTGACCTAGCAGAGTACAATCCATCACTTTTAATTGGCGTACCGCGCATATACGATACGCTGAAGAAGGCAATTCAGGCGAAACTGCCGGCTCCTGGCACGTTCAAGCGTCGTGCTTTTGACCATGCCTTCCAGAGCCGCTTGCGTGCCTTTAAGGATGGCAAAGATTCGCCGTACTGGGATGCGAAGGTGTTTGCAGCTACCCGTGCCGTTTTGGGGAAGAATATGTACATGGTTTTGTCCGGCGGAGGCCCTCTGAGTACAGCCACACAAGATTTCCTCAATGTTGCAGTCGTTCGTATAATTCAAGGTTGGGGCCTCACGGAGACGGTGTGTGTCGGAGGTGTTCAACTTACAGGCGATATTGAAACCGGTGCTGTTGGACCCCCGCTGCTATCGGAGGAAGTGAAACTACTGGACGTGGAAGGATACAAACACACCGATGAGCCCGATCCTCGTGGGGAAATTCTTCTGCGTGGTCCATTCCTCTTCAAAGGGTACTACAAGCAGGAAGAACTAACCAAGGAGGCAATAGATGAGGATGGTTGGTTTCATACGGGTGACGTTGGCAGCATCGGCCCCAATGGAACCCTTCGCATCATTGGCCGCGTGAAGGCCTTGGCAAAGAATGTTCTTGGAGAGTATGTTGCCATGGAGACGTTGGAATCCATGTATGCACACAACTCGCTGAGCATGCCCAACGGTGTTTGTGTCCTCGTGCATCCTGACAGACCGTACATTTGTGCGCTTGTTCTTACTGATGAAGCGAAGGTTGTTGCGTTCACGAGGGAGCATGGATTGAAAGGTAAATACCCTGAAGTTCTGCAGGACCCCGAGTTTCAGAAGAAGGCTACAGCATCATTTCAGGAGACGGCTCGTGCATCTGATCGACAGAAGTTTGAGATTGTACGTCACGTACGCCTACTGAGTGATGAGTGGACTCCTGAAAATGGTGTGCTGACAGCCGCAGGCAAACTGAAGCGACGCGTCATCGATGAGAAGTACACTGATACTATTGTGTCACTTTTCGTGGAGGAGTGCTGA
- a CDS encoding tricarboxylate carrier, putative, which yields MLPCPSFSTTTPRFDMDTYLGRTFYFFSTINPLLCFETSNSLKRHQELLNRVAAGEEGVASDRQLWKARTAIEICVHPTTKEVIFPPYRMCAFLPVNSFIVPFMMSPTTIASPVLTIFIQWFNQSYNCAVNYANRSSDKQPMSELSKAYVAAVGVSCAGALGATAMLKKVKGGTLKATAVRAGLPFVAVSAAAIVNLSLMRKNEWIPSGTGLQVVDEDGEVRGSSRVAGMQSLMMCSVTRVTWNLISMVLPLLMMRPLLARCAAVRARPVVYETALQIASLGVGVPLALGAFSTTVSVPANRLEPELRGLKRKDGSPVEIFTYYKGL from the coding sequence ATGCTTCCATGTCCGTCGTTCTCTACCACAACTCCAAGGTTTGACATGGACACCTATCTGGGTCGtaccttttactttttttccaccatcaACCCACTGTTGTGCTTTGAGACGTCAAACTCATTGAAGCGCCATCAGGAGCTGCTCAATCGTGTGGCAGCGGGAGAGGAAGGGGTTGCAAGCGACAGACAACTGTGGAAAGCACGCACTGCAATAGAAATATGCGTGCATCCCACCACTAAGGAAGTTATATTTCCACCTTACAGGATGTGTGCTTTCCTTCCTGTGAATAGTTTTATCGTACCCTTCATGATGTCACCGACGACCATTGCAAGCCCTGTGCTCACAATATTCATTCAGTGGTTTAACCAGAGCTATAACTGCGCGGTGAATTATGCAAATCGCTCCTCCGATAAGCAACCGATGTCGGAACTATCTAAGGCGTACGTCGCCGCTGTTGGTGTTTCCTGCGCCGGAGCACTAGGTGCTACAGCAATGCTGAAGAAGGTAAAAGGTGGCACATTGAAAGCCACAGCTGTTCGTGCGGGGTTACCTTTCGTGGCGGTATCTGCGGCGGCAATTGTGAATCTTTCTCTAATGCGTAAGAATGAGTGGATTCCATCAGGCACTGGCCTACAAGTTGTTGACGAGGATGGTGAGGTGAGGGGCAGCAGTCGTGTTGCCGGCATGCAAAGTCTCATGATGTGTTCCGTCACGCGTGTTACATGGAACCTTATTTCCATGGTGTTGCCGCTTTTGATGATGCGGCCACTCCTTGCCCGCTGTGCAGCTGTTCGCGCTCGACCTGTTGTGTATGAAACGGCACTGCAGATTGCCAGCCTCGGCGTCGGTGTTCCGCTTGCATTGGGTGCATTTAGCACAACAGTGAGTGTACCTGCGAATCGGTTGGAGCCGGAACTTCGTGGGTTGAAGCGAAAGGACGGCTCGCCTGTTGAAATATTCACGTATTACAAGGGTTTGTAG